Genomic segment of Candidatus Cloacimonadota bacterium:
GAGAATCGCGGATGCGGGATACTTTGCCCACAGGATAACCCTTGGGATAAAGTGTGGAAAGGTTTGAAGTTACGATTGTATCGCCCGCGCTGATTTGCGAGCCCAATCGAATCATGTTCATGTTTGTGTTGCCTGCGAGGTCGGACTGCAAAATGCCTTGAACGCTGGTGAGTTTGTCCATCACAGGAATCTGGAAACGCGGATTGCTGAAGGGCAAAACCACGCAGTTTGTGGCGGAAACCGAAATCACGCGCCCAACGATGCCACCCGCTGAAACCACAGGGCTGTTCACTTCCACGCCGCTCACACTGCCTTTGTTTACCACCAGGTTACGCTGTTGGAACTGTCCTGAATATCCGATTACTTCGCCAACTTCAAAGCTGATGCCTCCAGTGTCAAATGTAATGGCTTGCAGGGTTTGGCTTTCCTTGAGGACGTTGTTCAGCCTCAGGTTTTCCAGGGTGAGGGCAGCTTGCTGCTCTTGCAGACTCGCCAGTTCTCGTTTTAAGGAAGAATTTGAACGGAATACATTTATGGAACGGGTGAAG
This window contains:
- a CDS encoding rod shape-determining protein MreC, giving the protein MKKMILPLALVLVSLALSLGSPESRAKRASFLGQTVFYPFTRSINVFRSNSSLKRELASLQEQQAALTLENLRLNNVLKESQTLQAITFDTGGISFEVGEVIGYSGQFQQRNLVVNKGSVSGVEVNSPVVSAGGIVGRVISVSATNCVVLPFSNPRFQIPVMDKLTSVQGILQSDLAGNTNMNMIRLGSQISAGDTIVTSNLSTLYPKGYPVGKVSRIRDS